The following proteins come from a genomic window of Drosophila willistoni isolate 14030-0811.24 unplaced genomic scaffold, UCI_dwil_1.1 Seg485, whole genome shotgun sequence:
- the LOC6649950 gene encoding phenoloxidase-activating factor 2 isoform X3 gives MNKMIILQGFILLRLMSQICLAQDTSLDNLIADIFKTGENSISTTQSSSVLEKNINPKLSPKYQSCGNQRECVPRWLCANDTINSSGENIIDIRIDTGSPCKYLELCCDLPNKQKNSDVPLTPSETPNGCGYQNPNGVGFKITGAVNQEAEFGEFPWMVAILREENKLNLYECGGALIAPDIILTAAHCVHNKDANTLIVRAGEWDTQTKDEIIPHEDRYVKAIAYHERFNKGSLYNDIALLLVESPFSSQSNIQPVCLPEIGEVFNYNRCYATGWGKNKFGKDGEYQVILKKIDLPVVGNEICQSNLRETRLGQHFNLHDSFICAGGEKGKDTCKGDGGSPLVCPIKGEKNRFKSAGIVAWGIGCGEENIPGVYTNVAYLRPWINEKLKLWKIDSKYYTL, from the exons ACAAAATGATAATACTTCAGGGGTTTATTCTCCTAAGGCTGATGAGCCAAATTTGTCTTGCGCAAGACACATCATTGGACAACCTTATTGCAGATATATTTAAAACGGGCGAAAACTCGATCAGCACTACGCAATCCAGTAGtgttttagaaaaaaatatcaatCCTAAATTGTCACCAAAATACCAGTCTTGTGGCAATCAAAGAGAATGCGTACCTAGATGGTTGTGTGCTAATGACACAATAAACTCTAGCGGTGAAAATATAATTGATATCCGAATCGATACTGGATCGCCTTGCAAGTATTTGGAACTCTGTTGTGATCTTCCAAATAAg CAAAAAAACTCAGATGTACCATTAACACCTTCTGAAACTCCTAATGGATGTGGATACCAAAATCCAAACGGTGTTGGATTTAAAATTACTGGAGCTGTTAATCAAGAAGCAGAATTTGGAGAGTTTCCATGGATGGTTGCAATTTTACGAGAggaaaataaactaaatttgTATGAATGTGGTGGTGCACTGATAGCTCCTGACATAATACTAACTGCAGCTCACTGTGTTCATAATAAAGATGCAAACACTCTTATtg TCAGAGCCGGCGAATGGGATACTCAAACAAAAGATGAAATTATCCCACATGAAGATCGATATGTCAAAGCAATAGCTTATCATGAACGATTTAACAAAGGATCACTTTATAACGACATTGCACTTCTTCTGGTAGAAAGTCCCTTTTCCTCGCAAAGTAACATCCAGCCGGTATGTTTGCCAGAGATTGGTGAGGTATTTAACTATAACCGTTGTTATGCTACAGGATggggaaaaaataaatttggaaaAGACGGTGAATATCAAgttattttaaagaaaattgacTTGCCAGTTGTAGGAAATGAAATATGTCAATCAAATTTACGTGAAACTCGGCTGGGtcaacattttaatttacatGATAGTTTTATTTGTGCTGGCGGAGAAAAAGGAAAGGACACTTGCAAAGGCGATGGTGGTTCTCCATTGGTTTGTCCAataaaaggagaaaaaaatcGTTTTAAATCAGCTGGTATCGTTGCCTGGGGCATTGGCTGTGGAGAGGAAAATATTCCTGGAGTATATA
- the LOC6649950 gene encoding phenoloxidase-activating factor 2 isoform X2 produces MEFLFTDKMIILQGFILLRLMSQICLAQDTSLDNLIADIFKTGENSISTTQSSSVLEKNINPKLSPKYQSCGNQRECVPRWLCANDTINSSGENIIDIRIDTGSPCKYLELCCDLPNKQKNSDVPLTPSETPNGCGYQNPNGVGFKITGAVNQEAEFGEFPWMVAILREENKLNLYECGGALIAPDIILTAAHCVHNKDANTLIVRAGEWDTQTKDEIIPHEDRYVKAIAYHERFNKGSLYNDIALLLVESPFSSQSNIQPVCLPEIGEVFNYNRCYATGWGKNKFGKDGEYQVILKKIDLPVVGNEICQSNLRETRLGQHFNLHDSFICAGGEKGKDTCKGDGGSPLVCPIKGEKNRFKSAGIVAWGIGCGEENIPGVYTNVAYLRPWINEKLKLWKIDSKYYTL; encoded by the exons ACAAAATGATAATACTTCAGGGGTTTATTCTCCTAAGGCTGATGAGCCAAATTTGTCTTGCGCAAGACACATCATTGGACAACCTTATTGCAGATATATTTAAAACGGGCGAAAACTCGATCAGCACTACGCAATCCAGTAGtgttttagaaaaaaatatcaatCCTAAATTGTCACCAAAATACCAGTCTTGTGGCAATCAAAGAGAATGCGTACCTAGATGGTTGTGTGCTAATGACACAATAAACTCTAGCGGTGAAAATATAATTGATATCCGAATCGATACTGGATCGCCTTGCAAGTATTTGGAACTCTGTTGTGATCTTCCAAATAAg CAAAAAAACTCAGATGTACCATTAACACCTTCTGAAACTCCTAATGGATGTGGATACCAAAATCCAAACGGTGTTGGATTTAAAATTACTGGAGCTGTTAATCAAGAAGCAGAATTTGGAGAGTTTCCATGGATGGTTGCAATTTTACGAGAggaaaataaactaaatttgTATGAATGTGGTGGTGCACTGATAGCTCCTGACATAATACTAACTGCAGCTCACTGTGTTCATAATAAAGATGCAAACACTCTTATtg TCAGAGCCGGCGAATGGGATACTCAAACAAAAGATGAAATTATCCCACATGAAGATCGATATGTCAAAGCAATAGCTTATCATGAACGATTTAACAAAGGATCACTTTATAACGACATTGCACTTCTTCTGGTAGAAAGTCCCTTTTCCTCGCAAAGTAACATCCAGCCGGTATGTTTGCCAGAGATTGGTGAGGTATTTAACTATAACCGTTGTTATGCTACAGGATggggaaaaaataaatttggaaaAGACGGTGAATATCAAgttattttaaagaaaattgacTTGCCAGTTGTAGGAAATGAAATATGTCAATCAAATTTACGTGAAACTCGGCTGGGtcaacattttaatttacatGATAGTTTTATTTGTGCTGGCGGAGAAAAAGGAAAGGACACTTGCAAAGGCGATGGTGGTTCTCCATTGGTTTGTCCAataaaaggagaaaaaaatcGTTTTAAATCAGCTGGTATCGTTGCCTGGGGCATTGGCTGTGGAGAGGAAAATATTCCTGGAGTATATA
- the LOC6649950 gene encoding phenoloxidase-activating factor 2 isoform X1: MLEFKYSAVQFFKRGDKMIILQGFILLRLMSQICLAQDTSLDNLIADIFKTGENSISTTQSSSVLEKNINPKLSPKYQSCGNQRECVPRWLCANDTINSSGENIIDIRIDTGSPCKYLELCCDLPNKQKNSDVPLTPSETPNGCGYQNPNGVGFKITGAVNQEAEFGEFPWMVAILREENKLNLYECGGALIAPDIILTAAHCVHNKDANTLIVRAGEWDTQTKDEIIPHEDRYVKAIAYHERFNKGSLYNDIALLLVESPFSSQSNIQPVCLPEIGEVFNYNRCYATGWGKNKFGKDGEYQVILKKIDLPVVGNEICQSNLRETRLGQHFNLHDSFICAGGEKGKDTCKGDGGSPLVCPIKGEKNRFKSAGIVAWGIGCGEENIPGVYTNVAYLRPWINEKLKLWKIDSKYYTL, from the exons ACAAAATGATAATACTTCAGGGGTTTATTCTCCTAAGGCTGATGAGCCAAATTTGTCTTGCGCAAGACACATCATTGGACAACCTTATTGCAGATATATTTAAAACGGGCGAAAACTCGATCAGCACTACGCAATCCAGTAGtgttttagaaaaaaatatcaatCCTAAATTGTCACCAAAATACCAGTCTTGTGGCAATCAAAGAGAATGCGTACCTAGATGGTTGTGTGCTAATGACACAATAAACTCTAGCGGTGAAAATATAATTGATATCCGAATCGATACTGGATCGCCTTGCAAGTATTTGGAACTCTGTTGTGATCTTCCAAATAAg CAAAAAAACTCAGATGTACCATTAACACCTTCTGAAACTCCTAATGGATGTGGATACCAAAATCCAAACGGTGTTGGATTTAAAATTACTGGAGCTGTTAATCAAGAAGCAGAATTTGGAGAGTTTCCATGGATGGTTGCAATTTTACGAGAggaaaataaactaaatttgTATGAATGTGGTGGTGCACTGATAGCTCCTGACATAATACTAACTGCAGCTCACTGTGTTCATAATAAAGATGCAAACACTCTTATtg TCAGAGCCGGCGAATGGGATACTCAAACAAAAGATGAAATTATCCCACATGAAGATCGATATGTCAAAGCAATAGCTTATCATGAACGATTTAACAAAGGATCACTTTATAACGACATTGCACTTCTTCTGGTAGAAAGTCCCTTTTCCTCGCAAAGTAACATCCAGCCGGTATGTTTGCCAGAGATTGGTGAGGTATTTAACTATAACCGTTGTTATGCTACAGGATggggaaaaaataaatttggaaaAGACGGTGAATATCAAgttattttaaagaaaattgacTTGCCAGTTGTAGGAAATGAAATATGTCAATCAAATTTACGTGAAACTCGGCTGGGtcaacattttaatttacatGATAGTTTTATTTGTGCTGGCGGAGAAAAAGGAAAGGACACTTGCAAAGGCGATGGTGGTTCTCCATTGGTTTGTCCAataaaaggagaaaaaaatcGTTTTAAATCAGCTGGTATCGTTGCCTGGGGCATTGGCTGTGGAGAGGAAAATATTCCTGGAGTATATA